GGTCGAACTCCCCCTGCAGACCGACATCGCAGCCGCCGACCACGACTTCACCGCGGGTGCCCGGTGAAGGGCCGGCGCGTGACGGCGTTGCTGGTCGGCCTCGCGGCCGCACTGACGCTGACGGCGTGTGGAGTTCCCCCGTCCGACGTCATCCAGGCCGGTGAACCGGCGAGCGGTATGTACTCCCCCCGCCCGAAGCCCTCCGAGCCGGGCGTTGTCTTCCTCTATTTCCTGGACGACGGTGATCCGACGGCTTATCCCCGCAAGATCGGCGATACCGCGGACCTCGGGAACGTCGTGGACCAGTTGTTCGGCGGACCGACGAGAAGCGAGGCCGTCACCGCCACCACGGAGCTGCCCCGCCTGGCGGATACACCGGCCGTGACGGTCGGCGGCGGGAAGGACGTCTCCATCAAGCTCCCCAACGATGTCGCTCCCTTCAGCCAGCCGGCCATGCTGCAGCTGGCGTGCACGGTGGCTCACGCGCGTGGGTCCTTTGTCCCACTGCCCGCGGCCACGCATCAGGACGCCGCCCATACGGCTCCACCCCTCGATGCGCAACGCTCCCCCACACACACGAGCGTCAGTGTGCTCGGGGACGGATGGACGATGAGGCAGTCGGACGACTCGTGTCCCGACCCTCCGCAGCCGTAGGAGGAGCCCGGGCATGGTCCCGGTACTGGCAGAGATACTTGTTCGACTCATCTGCACCCTCTTTCATGCTCTCGGATCCGTCACGGTCTGCAGTGGTTGTCTTGGACGAGAACCGATATCCAGTCGTCCTGCGGTGCAGACGGGGTAGTCGCGGCCGGCGCCTCACCGGGACGATCGAGCCAAGGCGGAAGCGGTGCGTAGCTGCTGGCGAGTCGGTGCAGCTGTCGCAAACAGCCGAACTCGCCCGCATGGTCCGGCAGCAACTCGAACTTCAGCCGTGAAACGGCGGGCGAAGCAGTGGTTTGAGGTGACCGAGCAGCGAAGCTCCTGGTAGATGGGTTGTTCGCCCTGGAGCAACCTTGTCCGCCGGGAGCTTCGCTGTACCCCGAACCGTTTGCCAGTGAGCGGCAGTTCCACTCCCCCTGAGGAAGTACTCACCCCCACCGAGGCGAGGCCCTCGGCATTCGACGGGAGCAGCGGGGGTGGCATTCCCACTGCCCCCACCGAATGCCGAACGTCAAGGCCGTACCCAGTCAATGGCGGAGCGGTCGAAGGCCTGTGCGGACGTCATCGACGAAGTACTCCGGCTGCTCCCATGCAGCGAAATGTCCGCCCTTGGGAAGCTTGTTGTAGTGGATCAGGTTCGGGTAAGCCTTCTCGGCCCAACTCCGCGGAGGGCGGTACATCTCGGTGGGGAAGACGCTGACGGCGACGGGCAGCTTGACTCCCTTGGCGCCGAAGAACGAGATACCGGCCCTGGCGTTCTCCCAGTACAGGCGCGCTGCGGAGACCGCCGACCTCGTGAGCCAGAACAGGGTGATGTTGTCCAGGACGTCGTCGCGCGTCAGCCCTTCGGGCTCTCCGGCGACGGACCGGGAGATCATCTCCAGACTCTGCCAGTCATGGTCGAGCATGAAGGCGGCAAGGCCGACGGGCGAGTCGACCAGACCGGCGAGTGACTGGGGGGCCGTGCCCATCTCGTAGGCGTAGGGGACATCCGCGTAGGCCGATCGCAGCTGCTCGACGGCCTCATTCTCTTCTGGGCTGAGGGACACATCGGCGGGCAGGGGGGCACCGCCTTCGATTGCAGTCATGATGTCGGGCGGTACCGCGTTGGCCATGTTGGTGTGGAAGCCGATCAGGCCTTCAGGCTCCTGGAGCCCCATCTGTTCAGTGACGATCGCACCCCAGTCGCCGCCCTGCGCCGCGTACCTTGTGTACCCCAGGCGTTTCATGAGCTCTGCCCAGGCCGCCGCCATCCGCTTGGGGTTCCAACCTGGCGCTGTCGGTTTCTGGGAGAAGCCGTAGCCAGGCATCGAGGGCACTACGAGGTGGAACGCGTCGGACGCCTCCCCGCCGTGGGACGTGGGGTCGACGAGCGGGTCGATGATCTTCAACTGCTCGATGACCGAGCCCGGCCAGCCGTGTGTCACCAGTAGTGGCAGGGCGTCCTCGTGCTCGGAGCGGACGTGGATGAAGTGGATGTCCAGTCCGTCGATCTCGGTGACATAGTGCGGAAGAGCCTTCAGCTTCGCCTCCACCTTGCGCCAGTCGTACTCCTCAGCCCAATACCGCGCCAGTTCCTTCAGCGTGGCCAAGGGCGTGCCCTGCGACTGATCGTCGACAGTCTCCTTCTCCGGCCAACGTGTCTCCCGGACACGCCGGCGCAGTTCCTCGAGCTCCTCGTCGGAGAACTCAAAGGTGAAGGGGCGGACTGCCGTTGGTTCAGAGGAGTCGGACATCTGACTCTCCTTTGCGCAGTAGCCCACGCGGTGCGCCATGGCGTACCGCGCCCCGCGCGGGAAGGAAGGAGTCCCCTGGCTGCATACGTCGGTGGGAGGCGCTTAGCGGCGACGAGCGACACTTACGCTACGCAAGTTTAGGCAAAGGGAGCATTGCGTGCATGTCGGAAGAACCGGCTGGTCGATACCTGGCGAACTGCCGGCCAGTCATGGACGTACGGTCTGGTCGCGGCAAGGGAAATGCGTCCGTAGCAGTCGCACAGCAGGCCGAACTTCCCCTACTCGACGAGGCGGGCCACCGAAGAAGACTTCGAGGATCCGGCGACGCTTGGCATCTCGGCCTCCCACATCACTCACTTGCCATTCTCAAGCAATTGGGAACCTGCCAACGGTCAGAGTGATACGGGCGATGACGACACTGGGCACAAGCCGCCCGGCTCGTGACGGCGTACACGACAGCACGAACCAGGCGGGCAGGTCTGCGATCGGACCCGCTGCCTGCGTCGCTGTGCGGCGTGCAGCGTAGGAGTCCTCCGCGCGAACGGAGGCTGCCATCCCGGCCGTGGAGCAGGCGTGGTTCCTGGCGTCCAGGTGGAGCGCCCCTGTACGAACGACCCCCTCCTTCAGGGCCGCGCCTGCTCCGCTGTGCCGGCGCCGACGGCGGACGGAATGGGGGGCCCACGGCACACGCCCTCCACAGGCCTGCACTCGCGTACGGTTCCCCGGCCGATCCCGGGCTGAGCGCCCCCGCCGGAGGCACTGCTGTGACGTGCTGCCGTTCTCCGGTGATCACCTCGTGGCCTCCGGCCCTGTCCACTGTGGGCGCGCGTCGGCGCAGCGCGCCCGGAGCGGGCCGAAGGCAGGAGCGCAGCCGGG
This region of Streptomyces chromofuscus genomic DNA includes:
- a CDS encoding epoxide hydrolase family protein gives rise to the protein MSDSSEPTAVRPFTFEFSDEELEELRRRVRETRWPEKETVDDQSQGTPLATLKELARYWAEEYDWRKVEAKLKALPHYVTEIDGLDIHFIHVRSEHEDALPLLVTHGWPGSVIEQLKIIDPLVDPTSHGGEASDAFHLVVPSMPGYGFSQKPTAPGWNPKRMAAAWAELMKRLGYTRYAAQGGDWGAIVTEQMGLQEPEGLIGFHTNMANAVPPDIMTAIEGGAPLPADVSLSPEENEAVEQLRSAYADVPYAYEMGTAPQSLAGLVDSPVGLAAFMLDHDWQSLEMISRSVAGEPEGLTRDDVLDNITLFWLTRSAVSAARLYWENARAGISFFGAKGVKLPVAVSVFPTEMYRPPRSWAEKAYPNLIHYNKLPKGGHFAAWEQPEYFVDDVRTGLRPLRH